The Microcaecilia unicolor chromosome 6, aMicUni1.1, whole genome shotgun sequence genome includes a window with the following:
- the LOC115472351 gene encoding NADH dehydrogenase [ubiquinone] 1 alpha subcomplex assembly factor 8-like produces the protein MTGAASAAGVWRRSRERLARFGQQLTECGAEAAAYGKCVSAAVSARDKEVKKDLCAKEFETLKMCLASAAKNRK, from the exons ATGACCGGAGCCGCCTCCGCCGCCGGTGTGTGGCGCCGCAGTCGGGAGAGGCTGGCGAGGTTCGGGCAGCAGCTAACGGAGTGCGGGGCCGAG GCAGCTGCCTATGGGAAGTGCGTTTCTGCAGCGGTCTCTGCCCGGGACAAGGAAGTGAAGAAAGATCTTTGTGCTAAAGAGTTTGAAACCCTGAAGATGTGTTTGGCCAGTGCA gcaaagaacagaaaataa